In the genome of Cyanobacterium sp. T60_A2020_053, one region contains:
- a CDS encoding mechanosensitive ion channel: MIPIMDYPPNFNFNFIIATLAQIPIAEDVIPLLISVGKALLILIVGLILANIFKTVIKKWLHKTDIDNKIANFIVGENSQVSSQIETEKWISEIVGWIITLIVIVAFLDALDLDVVSQPLNALLEQVLAFLPSLGGTVALLAAAWVIATVVKLFIVKVFRQLNIDEKLNQQVQDEEEGLENTEQIAIGETIGNALYWFIFLLFLPSILGILRLEGTLRPLEELVSDILGIIPNIFSAVIIAFIGWVVAQVVKKVVINLLKATGVNIIGEKFGLSATKKNQSLAYIIGSVVYILILIPIAITALDALQIKAISVPAIAMLDQVLELLPKLFASILVLGFAYFASQYLAELLTNLLTNIGFNNVFVWLGITESAPSTAPQADEELYETPQSYEESSENITKTPAQMVGIVLIIAIMLIATVTAVDILQIEALKEVVAFISLLAGQVLVAIVILGVGLYFANLVFRLIANSGTNQAQFLGQTARVAIMVLVIAMALERIGIAPNIVNLAFGLLMGGIAVAIALAFGLGGREAAGRALQQWLDSFYTRND, encoded by the coding sequence ATGATACCAATCATGGATTATCCACCAAATTTTAATTTTAATTTTATTATAGCAACTTTAGCTCAAATCCCGATTGCTGAAGATGTAATTCCCTTACTAATTAGCGTGGGAAAGGCTCTTTTAATTTTGATTGTTGGTTTGATTTTAGCCAATATTTTCAAGACAGTTATCAAAAAATGGTTACATAAAACCGACATTGATAATAAAATTGCTAATTTTATTGTCGGGGAGAATAGTCAAGTATCATCACAAATTGAAACAGAAAAATGGATTTCTGAAATTGTTGGTTGGATTATTACTCTTATAGTCATAGTTGCTTTTCTCGATGCTTTAGATTTAGATGTGGTTTCTCAGCCACTTAATGCGCTTTTAGAACAAGTTTTGGCGTTTTTACCTAGTTTGGGGGGCACTGTTGCTTTATTGGCAGCGGCTTGGGTTATTGCTACGGTAGTTAAGCTATTTATAGTTAAGGTTTTTCGTCAATTAAATATCGATGAAAAATTAAATCAACAAGTACAAGATGAGGAAGAAGGATTAGAAAATACCGAACAAATTGCTATCGGTGAAACCATCGGTAATGCGCTTTATTGGTTTATTTTTCTCCTGTTTTTACCTTCTATTTTAGGTATTTTAAGACTAGAAGGTACTTTACGACCGTTAGAAGAATTAGTCAGTGATATATTGGGCATTATACCCAATATTTTCTCGGCGGTTATTATTGCTTTTATTGGTTGGGTAGTTGCCCAAGTGGTGAAAAAAGTAGTAATTAATTTGCTCAAGGCAACTGGTGTAAATATTATTGGCGAAAAGTTCGGTTTATCTGCTACTAAAAAGAATCAATCTCTAGCTTATATTATTGGTTCAGTAGTCTATATATTGATTTTAATTCCTATTGCTATTACTGCTCTTGATGCTTTACAAATTAAAGCTATTTCTGTTCCAGCTATTGCAATGTTGGATCAAGTTTTGGAGCTTTTACCCAAGTTATTTGCCTCGATTTTAGTTCTAGGCTTTGCTTATTTTGCCAGTCAATATTTAGCAGAGTTACTCACTAATTTATTAACTAATATTGGATTTAATAATGTTTTTGTATGGTTAGGGATTACGGAATCAGCGCCCTCCACCGCACCTCAAGCCGATGAGGAATTGTATGAAACACCTCAATCCTATGAGGAATCCTCTGAGAATATAACTAAAACACCGGCGCAGATGGTGGGCATTGTTTTAATTATTGCCATCATGTTAATTGCCACTGTGACGGCGGTGGATATTTTACAAATTGAGGCGTTAAAAGAAGTAGTTGCTTTTATCTCCCTGTTAGCTGGACAGGTATTAGTGGCGATTGTTATCCTTGGAGTAGGGTTATATTTTGCTAATTTAGTGTTTAGATTAATTGCTAATTCTGGCACTAATCAGGCGCAATTTTTAGGACAAACTGCGCGCGTCGCCATTATGGTGTTAGTCATTGCTATGGCTTTGGAAAGAATCGGCATCGCGCCTAACATTGTTAATTTAGCCTTTGGCTTGTTAATGGGTGGTATTGCGGTAGCCATCGCCCTTGCCTTCGGTTTAGGAGGTAGAGAGGCGGCAGGAAGGGCGCTACAGCAGTGGTTAGACTCTTTTTACACCAGAAATGATTAA
- a CDS encoding SDR family NAD(P)-dependent oxidoreductase translates to MDNSKTKNVLIVGATQGIGFGFVQQLINDSHINKIYATYRNTNNASQLLAMANNFPDKLQCLQGDVTQESNIINIIESIKTDTNNLHLVINCVGVLHEDNLQPEKSLKYINTENLLRYFTVNSIPTVLFAKHLLPLFKHQEGSIFACISAKVGSIEDNRLGGWYGYRASKSALNMFIKNISIEYSRVSKKTIVVALHPGTTDTNLSQPFQNNVPPEKLFSVQRCTQQLLTIINNLTIDDHGKFFSWEGAVLPW, encoded by the coding sequence ATGGATAACTCTAAAACAAAAAATGTGTTGATAGTTGGCGCAACTCAAGGTATTGGTTTTGGCTTTGTGCAACAGTTAATTAATGATTCTCACATTAACAAAATTTATGCTACTTATAGAAATACTAATAACGCTAGTCAATTATTAGCTATGGCAAATAATTTTCCTGATAAATTACAATGTTTGCAGGGAGATGTTACCCAAGAATCTAATATAATCAATATTATTGAAAGTATTAAAACAGATACTAATAACTTGCATTTAGTTATTAATTGTGTTGGTGTTTTGCATGAAGATAATTTGCAACCAGAAAAGAGCTTAAAATATATCAATACTGAAAATTTATTGCGTTATTTTACCGTTAATAGTATTCCTACGGTACTATTTGCTAAACATTTATTACCTTTATTTAAACATCAAGAAGGAAGCATTTTTGCTTGTATTTCAGCTAAAGTTGGTAGCATTGAAGATAATCGCTTAGGTGGTTGGTATGGTTATCGCGCTTCAAAATCTGCTCTAAATATGTTTATCAAAAATATTTCTATTGAATATAGTCGAGTGAGTAAAAAAACCATTGTTGTGGCGTTACATCCGGGTACAACTGATACTAATTTATCTCAACCATTCCAAAATAATGTCCCCCCCGAAAAGTTATTTTCGGTGCAACGTTGCACTCAACAATTATTAACAATAATTAATAATTTAACTATAGATGATCATGGTAAATTTTTTAGTTGGGAGGGCGCTGTTTTACCTTGGTAA
- a CDS encoding glutathione S-transferase C-terminal domain-containing protein, with product MKQFFFKSPVIMTGKWVWYNFWRLMMSNLAPSDDTGNYQRPSSHFRHQVKEIEANRYTLYGGITCPWAHRTLMVRALKDLEDVIEVNLLVPSVNEGGWIMQEVSENCRTLKELYQLAEPSYEGRCTVPVLWDKKTKKIINNESADIIIILNEKFNQFSNQKKIDLYPQNLQEQIDLWNKKIYHYINNGVYRCGFAQTQSAYEKACLGLFTTLDEIDLHLADNRYLCGDDLTLGDVRLFTTLIRFDSVYFHLFKCSLKRIKDYTNLNRYLEDINNLPKIKNTYDIKKIKEDYYHNLFPLNPSGIIPLTTS from the coding sequence ATGAAACAATTTTTTTTTAAATCTCCTGTGATTATGACTGGTAAATGGGTATGGTATAATTTCTGGCGGTTGATGATGTCGAACTTAGCGCCCTCCGACGATACTGGCAATTATCAGCGCCCTTCATCCCATTTTCGTCATCAGGTTAAGGAAATAGAAGCTAATCGTTACACTTTGTATGGTGGCATAACTTGCCCTTGGGCGCATCGCACTTTAATGGTAAGGGCGCTAAAAGATTTAGAGGATGTCATCGAGGTTAATTTGCTAGTGCCTTCGGTGAATGAGGGGGGATGGATAATGCAGGAAGTATCGGAAAATTGTCGCACCCTCAAGGAATTATACCAGTTAGCCGAGCCTAGTTATGAGGGGCGCTGTACGGTGCCTGTTTTATGGGACAAAAAAACTAAAAAAATCATTAACAATGAAAGTGCAGATATTATTATTATTTTGAATGAAAAATTTAATCAATTTAGTAATCAAAAAAAAATCGATCTTTACCCTCAAAATTTACAAGAACAAATAGATTTATGGAATAAAAAAATTTATCATTATATTAATAATGGTGTTTATCGTTGTGGATTTGCTCAAACTCAATCAGCTTATGAAAAAGCCTGTTTAGGATTATTTACAACCCTTGATGAAATCGACTTACATTTAGCCGATAATCGTTATTTATGTGGGGATGACTTAACCTTAGGTGACGTGCGCTTGTTTACTACCTTAATTCGCTTTGATAGTGTTTATTTCCATCTCTTTAAATGTAGCCTCAAAAGAATCAAAGACTATACCAATTTAAACCGTTATCTTGAAGATATTAATAACTTACCAAAAATTAAAAATACCTATGATATAAAAAAGATTAAGGAAGACTATTATCATAACCTTTTTCCTCTTAATCCTAGCGGGATAATTCCTCTAACAACATCCTAA
- a CDS encoding MFS transporter, translating into MENQEKSAEKLYLTTKIAFGAGDIASALTANLLVFFLLPFLTNVAGLTASLAGSVLMIGKIADAINDPIIGILSDRTSTKWGRRMPWIILATIPFGLSFFLQWIVPNFNQIFLFIYYVIIGIIFNIFYTAVNLPYQALTPELTIDYNERTSLNSFRFSFSIGASILSLILAQIIFQVYQDSDQEKYIILGLISSLISIISLLWCPLQLRERGYQPFLSPKNKTIFGLILLSIATILLIVSVTNLLTNSNSQTIFNSIISLFFMILLTTMSWTLIKGKTEKHLLTQSLIQGDNEENIPFFEQLKIALQNKPFLYVIGIYLCSWLAVQLTASILLFFVVNWMGMPEASFPQVAIAVQGTALVMLFVWQLISKKLDKKIVYFLGSIIWIIAEIGLFLVQPGQTGLLYFLAILAGCGVSVAYLIPWSMIPDVIDLDQLNTGKRREGIFYGFMVLLQKMGLALGLFLVGIALDLSGFLRTIPGEEIPTQPPSALLAIRLVVSILPALVLVIGMVLAYFYPITKEYHQEIRNQLEK; encoded by the coding sequence ATGGAAAATCAAGAAAAATCAGCAGAAAAACTATATTTAACCACTAAAATTGCCTTTGGTGCCGGAGATATTGCCAGCGCCCTCACCGCCAATTTATTAGTATTCTTTTTATTACCATTTTTGACCAATGTAGCTGGTTTAACTGCTAGTTTAGCAGGTAGTGTTTTAATGATCGGCAAAATCGCTGATGCTATTAATGATCCAATTATTGGTATTTTAAGTGATCGCACTTCCACTAAATGGGGAAGAAGAATGCCCTGGATTATTTTAGCAACAATACCATTTGGATTAAGTTTTTTTCTACAGTGGATCGTACCAAATTTTAACCAAATTTTTCTATTTATTTATTATGTGATAATAGGTATAATTTTTAATATATTTTATACAGCAGTAAATCTACCTTATCAAGCCCTTACTCCAGAGTTAACTATTGATTATAATGAGCGCACTTCCCTGAATAGTTTTCGTTTTAGTTTTTCTATTGGCGCTAGTATTCTTTCATTAATTTTAGCTCAAATAATCTTTCAAGTTTATCAAGATAGCGATCAAGAAAAATATATTATTCTTGGTTTAATTTCTAGTTTAATCAGTATAATTTCATTATTATGGTGTCCATTACAGTTAAGAGAAAGAGGATACCAACCATTTTTATCCCCAAAAAATAAAACAATTTTTGGCTTAATTTTACTGTCTATTGCGACTATTTTATTAATAGTTAGTGTAACTAATTTATTAACTAACTCTAATAGTCAAACTATTTTCAATAGCATAATCAGTCTGTTTTTTATGATTTTACTTACTACTATGTCATGGACTTTAATTAAAGGAAAAACAGAAAAACATTTATTAACGCAATCTTTAATACAAGGAGACAATGAAGAAAATATCCCTTTTTTTGAACAATTAAAAATTGCTTTGCAAAATAAGCCTTTTTTATATGTAATTGGTATCTATTTATGTTCATGGTTAGCAGTACAATTAACCGCTTCAATTTTACTGTTTTTCGTAGTAAATTGGATGGGAATGCCAGAGGCATCGTTTCCCCAAGTCGCTATTGCTGTGCAAGGTACAGCTTTAGTAATGTTATTTGTATGGCAATTAATCAGCAAAAAATTAGATAAAAAAATCGTCTATTTTTTAGGTTCAATAATCTGGATTATTGCTGAAATAGGTTTATTTTTAGTGCAACCGGGGCAGACTGGTTTATTATATTTTTTAGCAATTTTAGCAGGTTGTGGAGTATCAGTAGCTTATCTGATTCCTTGGTCAATGATACCTGATGTTATTGATTTAGACCAGTTAAATACAGGAAAAAGACGAGAAGGAATCTTTTATGGTTTTATGGTTTTATTACAAAAAATGGGTTTAGCTTTAGGGTTATTTTTAGTAGGAATTGCACTTGATTTATCAGGATTTTTGCGCACAATACCGGGGGAAGAAATCCCCACCCAACCCCCCAGCGCCCTCCTCGCCATCCGTTTAGTAGTGAGTATTTTACCGGCACTGGTATTAGTTATCGGGATGGTTTTAGCTTACTTTTACCCCATTACCAAAGAATATCACCAAGAAATTAGAAATCAACTAGAAAAATAA
- a CDS encoding GAF domain-containing protein, which yields MTQAPEKPRLNLNRVTTQKIDRTPIVTPPPSQAPEEPQKELGPVVQWFYNLSLRQKQLLVLVTAQALAIASLVGVGVTQTIRGGRQQLAKQSASELKASAVNYDIKIDQMSFGFRGQSDNSAIINTALTKFNGQNPSIDQLRVARQILLNEINARNIEYATLVGIDKRIIVNGNASNRQGEIFDPQGLVTRAIESNQQIRISELVSWDELQRENPLNLRLFQPGSDALIRYVVTPVVVPNTNRVIGALVAGDVINGKYSVVETTVNEFNGGYSAIYKLLDNGQFQLASASHEHNEELEYDEPLADEGILRRALENEGEIVFTRTNLAEEDDIYTVSARAIINSLDEPVGVLVRGTPETELNSILRNSVTLQSQVAVAVVALNLIFIVILGRAIARRIENLQRATEKFAEGDYREKINILGDDEIGKLGRAFNQLADNIAENQEMLMLDNDKAVLLQEITGAKTLDETDVDQVFNRALAKAQAILKVDRVVIYRFKPDWSGYISNEAGSVRFPSALEEEINDPCIPLELREAYINGRVVPTENVYEAGFAPEHEALMHRLQIKSNLVVPIISQGQLFALFIAHHCENYHQWEDKEITFMGQLALRFGVILDRVNLLKGQILSARRSDQLKELTLSIASKSSRQQLLNQIVAEVRPVMGADRTIVYEFDETWKGTITAESVVQGYPQALGATVADPCFADRYVEKYLQGRVQATPNIYQAGLTECHLKQLEPFKVIANLVSPIIVNQNLMGLLICHQCSGPRNWEKGEVEIFGQIATQVGLGLERVQLVETQRNSEQEQREARELLQKRALDLLMQVDPVSDGDLTIRATVTEDEIGTIADSYNATIENLRKIVSQVQTAALSVTETTTINESDVKVLQGEIREQVENISQALATIDAMSRSSNMVAESAEQAEEALQKAQESVEMGDLAMNRTVKSILDIRTTVQQAAKQVKKLGDTTQNISNVVSLIGRFAAQTHLLALKASIEAARAGEQGTGFAVIAEEVRALASQSASATADIEKLVSEIISETKSVVTAMEQGNEQVVEGSKLVEETRQSLNQITAATLQINELVEVIAAAAFEQSENSESVGEKMSDVARVAEKTTVSVTKLSDSFGQLLQVAQQLESNVARFKVS from the coding sequence ATGACACAAGCGCCCGAAAAACCTAGATTAAATCTCAATCGTGTAACAACCCAAAAAATTGACCGAACTCCGATTGTTACCCCCCCTCCGAGTCAAGCACCAGAAGAACCTCAAAAAGAACTAGGTCCAGTGGTGCAATGGTTCTACAACCTTTCCTTAAGACAAAAACAGTTATTGGTATTGGTGACTGCTCAAGCGTTAGCCATTGCCTCTCTGGTGGGGGTAGGTGTAACCCAAACCATCCGAGGAGGAAGACAACAGTTAGCCAAACAATCAGCATCTGAGTTAAAGGCATCAGCAGTTAATTATGATATAAAAATTGATCAAATGAGTTTTGGTTTTCGTGGTCAATCCGATAACTCAGCTATTATTAACACTGCTTTAACTAAATTTAATGGACAAAATCCCTCCATAGACCAGTTGAGGGTAGCGCGCCAAATTCTTTTAAACGAAATTAATGCTAGAAATATCGAATATGCTACTTTGGTAGGTATAGATAAACGTATTATTGTTAATGGTAATGCTAGTAACCGTCAGGGAGAAATTTTTGACCCCCAAGGATTAGTAACAAGGGCAATCGAAAGTAATCAACAAATTCGGATCAGTGAGTTGGTATCTTGGGATGAATTACAAAGGGAAAATCCCCTGAATCTCAGACTTTTTCAACCGGGTAGCGATGCTTTAATTCGTTATGTGGTGACTCCAGTGGTAGTTCCTAATACTAATCGAGTTATTGGGGCGCTGGTAGCTGGTGATGTCATTAATGGTAAATATAGTGTGGTGGAAACTACTGTAAATGAGTTTAACGGTGGTTATTCAGCAATTTACAAATTATTAGATAATGGACAATTTCAGTTAGCCAGCGCCTCTCACGAACATAATGAAGAATTGGAATATGATGAACCTTTAGCCGATGAAGGTATATTGCGGAGGGCGCTGGAAAATGAAGGCGAAATTGTTTTCACCAGAACTAATTTAGCAGAAGAAGACGATATTTACACAGTAAGCGCCCGTGCCATTATCAACAGTTTAGATGAACCCGTAGGGGTATTGGTGCGCGGTACACCAGAGACAGAATTAAACTCGATTTTGCGCAATAGTGTGACTTTACAATCACAAGTTGCGGTGGCAGTTGTTGCCTTAAACCTAATTTTTATTGTCATTTTAGGAAGGGCAATCGCTCGTAGAATTGAAAATTTACAAAGAGCAACGGAAAAATTTGCCGAGGGAGACTATAGGGAGAAAATTAATATTTTAGGGGATGATGAAATTGGTAAACTAGGTAGAGCTTTTAACCAGTTAGCTGATAACATCGCTGAAAACCAAGAGATGTTAATGTTAGATAACGACAAAGCGGTGTTATTACAAGAAATTACAGGGGCGAAAACCCTAGATGAAACTGACGTGGATCAGGTATTTAACCGCGCTTTAGCTAAAGCTCAAGCCATTTTAAAAGTGGATCGGGTGGTTATTTATCGTTTTAAACCGGATTGGAGTGGTTATATTTCTAATGAAGCTGGTAGCGTCCGATTCCCTAGCGCCCTTGAAGAAGAAATTAACGATCCTTGTATTCCTTTAGAATTAAGGGAAGCCTACATCAATGGTCGAGTTGTACCTACTGAAAATGTCTATGAAGCTGGATTTGCACCTGAACACGAAGCCTTGATGCACAGATTGCAAATTAAATCAAATTTAGTAGTGCCGATTATCAGTCAGGGACAATTATTCGCTTTATTTATCGCCCACCATTGTGAAAATTACCATCAGTGGGAGGATAAAGAAATTACCTTTATGGGACAACTTGCCCTGCGTTTTGGGGTGATTTTGGACAGGGTTAACCTGTTGAAAGGTCAAATCCTTAGTGCGAGAAGATCAGATCAGCTCAAAGAATTAACTCTTTCTATTGCGTCTAAAAGTAGTCGTCAGCAATTATTAAATCAAATCGTAGCGGAAGTTCGACCGGTGATGGGCGCTGACCGTACCATTGTTTATGAATTTGACGAAACTTGGAAGGGTACAATTACCGCTGAATCAGTAGTACAAGGCTATCCACAGGCTTTGGGCGCTACTGTTGCTGATCCTTGTTTTGCAGATCGTTATGTGGAAAAATACTTGCAAGGGCGCGTACAGGCTACCCCCAATATTTATCAAGCTGGATTAACGGAATGTCACCTTAAACAACTTGAGCCGTTTAAAGTGATCGCCAACTTAGTATCGCCCATCATCGTTAATCAGAATTTGATGGGATTATTAATTTGTCATCAATGCTCAGGACCGAGAAATTGGGAAAAAGGAGAAGTGGAGATTTTTGGACAAATTGCCACTCAAGTGGGTTTAGGTTTGGAAAGGGTGCAGTTAGTAGAAACTCAGCGAAACTCAGAGCAAGAACAAAGAGAGGCAAGGGAGTTATTACAAAAACGAGCTTTAGACCTCTTAATGCAGGTTGATCCAGTTTCTGATGGTGATTTGACCATTCGAGCCACGGTGACGGAAGATGAAATCGGCACTATTGCTGACTCTTACAATGCCACCATTGAAAACTTGCGTAAAATTGTATCTCAGGTACAAACGGCGGCGCTTTCTGTAACGGAAACTACTACCATTAACGAAAGTGATGTTAAGGTCTTACAAGGAGAAATCAGGGAACAGGTAGAAAATATCAGCCAAGCCTTAGCTACTATTGACGCTATGAGTCGTTCTAGTAATATGGTGGCGGAAAGTGCTGAACAGGCAGAAGAAGCCCTGCAAAAAGCCCAAGAGAGCGTAGAAATGGGGGACCTCGCCATGAACCGGACGGTTAAATCTATTCTCGATATTCGGACTACGGTGCAACAGGCAGCCAAACAGGTGAAAAAGTTAGGGGATACGACCCAAAATATTTCCAATGTGGTATCTCTCATCGGGCGCTTTGCTGCTCAAACTCACCTTTTGGCTTTGAAAGCCTCCATCGAGGCGGCGCGCGCCGGGGAGCAAGGAACAGGGTTTGCGGTAATTGCTGAAGAGGTGAGGGCGCTGGCGAGTCAATCAGCATCAGCAACGGCTGATATTGAAAAGCTAGTTAGTGAAATTATCTCAGAAACCAAAAGCGTAGTAACGGCGATGGAACAAGGTAACGAGCAGGTGGTAGAAGGTAGTAAACTGGTGGAGGAAACGCGCCAAAGTTTGAACCAAATCACGGCGGCTACTTTACAGATTAACGAATTGGTAGAAGTGATTGCGGCTGCTGCTTTTGAGCAGTCGGAAAACTCGGAAAGCGTGGGCGAAAAAATGTCTGATGTGGCACGAGTTGCGGAAAAAACTACTGTTTCGGTAACTAAATTATCTGATTCTTTCGGGCAATTATTACAAGTTGCTCAACAGTTAGAATCTAACGTGGCACGATTTAAAGTTAGTTAG